In Cicer arietinum cultivar CDC Frontier isolate Library 1 chromosome 1, Cicar.CDCFrontier_v2.0, whole genome shotgun sequence, one DNA window encodes the following:
- the LOC101499812 gene encoding ABC transporter B family member 9-like isoform X2, giving the protein MAHNTKVPNSSSTKLQHDEIKDNKSNQKVPFYMLFTFADRIDVTLMIIGIISAVANGLTQPFITLIFGKLINTFGSTVPSHIVKQVSKVSLLYVYLAIGSGIASFLQVSCWVVTGERQAARIRSLYLKTILKQDIAFFDTETNTGEVIGRMSGDTILIRDAMGEKVGKFVQLASTFLGGFVIAFIKGWRLAVVLLACIPCVVIAGGFIFLLAAKMSSRGQAAYAEAGNVVDQTVVGIRTVASFTGEKKAIENYNSKLKVAYKTMVQQGIISGLGVGILLLIVFCTYGLAMWYGSKLVVERGYNGGTIITVIIALMTGGISLGQTSPSVNAFAAGQAAAYKMFETIKRKPKIDAYETSGVVLEDIKGDIELKDVHFRYPARPDVQIFAGFSMFVPSGTTTALVGQSGSGKSTVINLLERFYDPDAGEVLIDGVNMKNFQVRWIREQIGLVGQEPVLFTTTIRENIAYGKEGATDEEITTAITLANAKKFIDKLPQGLDTMTGHNGTQLSGGQKQRIAIARAILKNPRILLLDEATSALDAESERVVQEALEKIMLKRTTIVVAHRLTTIRNADTIAVVHQGKIVERGTHNELTMDANGAYSQLIRLQEGEKEAEGSRNIDSHNLNIDSHMAGSSTQRTSFVRSISQTSSASLRHSQSLRGLSAEIELTDIKQGQLDNKRKPNRVSIMRLAKLNKPEVPVMLLGTIAAIINGVLFPMFGLLFSSAISVFYKPPEQQRKESRFWSLLYVGLGLVSLVVLPLQNYLFGIAGGKLIERIRSLTFEKIVHQEISWFDEPANSSGAVGARLSTDASTVKGLVGDTLALIVQNISTLTTGLVIAFTANWILAFVVLIVSPMVLIQGLLQMKFLKGFSADAKVMYEEASQVASDAVSSIRTVASFCAEPKVMDMYRKKCLGPQNHGVRLGLVSGVGFGFSFLALYCTNAFTFYIGSVLVQHGKATFPEVLRVFFCLTMTAMAVSQSSALAPDTNKAKDSTASIFEILDSDPTIDSSSNEGVTLETVTGDIELQHVNFNYPTRPHIQIFKDLSISIPSAKVLFWLYESTVALVGESGSGKSTVINLLERFYDPDFGHVLLDGVDIKKLRLSWLRQQMGLVGQEPILFNESIRANIAYGKEGGASEDEIIAAAQAANAHSFISSLPNGYETSVGERGTQLSGGQKQRIAIARALLKNPKILLLDEATSALDAESERIVQEALDRVSVNRTTVVVAHRLTTIRGADTIAVIKNGVVAEKGRHDVLVKITDGIYASLVALHSSAS; this is encoded by the exons ATGGCACACAACACTAAGGTGCCTAATTCTTCATCTACAAAATTACAACATGATGAAATTAAAGACAACAAATCCAACCAAAAAGTTCCATTCTACATGCTCTTCACCTTTGCCGATCGTATTGATGTAACATTGATGATCATTGGCATTATCTCTGCCGTGGCTAATGGATTAACACAACCTTTCATCACACTCATTTTTGGAAAACTCATCAACACTTTTGGCTCCACCGTTCCATCACACATTGTCAAACAAGTTTCTAAG GTATCTTTGTTGTATGTTTACCTAGCTATTGGGTCAGGAATAGCATCATTTCTAC AGGTGTCATGTTGGGTGGTGACAGGAGAGAGACAAGCTGCGAGGATTCGTAGCTTGTACTTGAAAACCATATTAAAGCAAGATATTGCATTCTTTGACACTGAAACAAACACAGGAGAGGTGATTGGTAGAATGTCTGGTGACACAATTCTCATTAGAGATGCAATGGGAGAAAAG GTCGGGAAGTTTGTTCAACTTGCTTCAACTTTTTTGGGTGGATTTGTGATTGCATTTATAAAAGGATGGCGACTAGCTGTAGTTTTACTTGCATGTATACCTTGTGTTGTCATTGCTGGTGGTTTCATTTTCCTGTTGGCTGCTAAAATGTCCAGTCGTGGACAAGCTGCTTATGCAGAAGCAGGAAATGTTGTTGATCAAACAGTCGTAGGGATTAGAACG GTTGCATCTTTTACTGGGGAGAAAAAAGCCATAGAGAATTATAATAGCAAGTTAAAAGTTGCTTACAAGACAATGGTTCAACAAGGGATCATCTCTGGGTTAGGTGTGGGAATTCTTCTCTTGATTGTCTTCTGCACTTATGGCCTTGCCATGTGGTATGGTTCCAAACTAGTTGTTGAGAGAGGATACAATGGTGGAACAATCATAACTGTTATCATAGCTCTTATGACTGGTGGAAT ATCATTGGGTCAGACATCTCCAAGTGTAAATGCATTTGCTGCAGGCCAAGCAGCAGCATATAAAATGTTTGAGACAATTAAAAGAAAGCCTAAAATTGATGCATATGAAACAAGTGGTGTTGTCTTGGAAGACATAAAGGGAGATATTGAACTTAAAGACGTTCACTTTAGATACCCTGCAAGGCCAGATGTGCAGATCTTTGCTGGATTCTCAATGTTTGTTCCAAGTGGTACAACTACTGCTTTGGTGGGTCAAAGTGGAAGTGGAAAGTCAACTGTAATCAATTTATTGGAAAGATTCTATGATCCTGATGCTGGAGAAGTACTTATAGATGGCGTGAACATGAAGAATTTTCAAGTTAGATGGATAAGAGAACAGATTGGACTTGTTGGTCAAGAACCTGTCTTGTTTACAACTACTATCAGAGAGAACATAGCATATGGGAAAGAAGGGGCAACTGATGAGGAGATAACAACTGCAATAACACTTGCCAATGCCAAAAAGTTCATTGACAAGTTGCCTCAG GGTCTGGACACAATGACAGGGCATAATGGGACTCAACTTTCTGGTGGCCAAAAGCAAAGAATTGCAATTGCAAGAGCAATACTGAAGAACCCAAGAATCCTTCTTCTTGATGAAGCAACAAGTGCATTGGATGCTGAGTCTGAACGCGTTGTTCAAGAAGCATTagaaaaaattatgttaaaaaggACTACTATTGTTGTTGCGCATCGTTTGACAACTATCAGAAATGCTGACACAATAGCAGTGGTTCATCAAGGAAAAATTGTGGAGAGAG GAACTCATAACGAGTTAACCATGGATGCTAATGGTGCTTATTCTCAACTTATTCGTCTTCAAGAAGGAGAAAAAGAAGCTGAAGGTAGCAGAAATATAGATAGTCACAATTTAAATATAGATAGTCACATGGCTGGATCTTCCACTCAGAGAACTTCCTTTGTGAGATCAATAAGCCAAACTTCATCGGCAAGTCTTAGGCATTCCCAATCACTTCGAGGCTTGTCTGCAGAAATAGAATTAACAGATATTAAACAAGGCCAACTTGATAACAAGAGAAAACCCAATAGGGTATCTATAATGCGTTTAGCCAAGTTGAACAAGCCTGAGGTTCCTGTCATGCTGCTTGGAACCATTGCTGCAATAATAAACGGCGTCCTGTTCCCGATGTTCGGCCTCTTGTTTTCATCAGCCATTAGTGTGTTTTACAAACCTCCAGAACAGCAGAGGAAAGAGTCCAGGTTCTGGTCACTTTTATATGTAGGTTTGGGTTTGGTTAGTCTAGTGGTTTTACCACTGCAGAATTACTTATTTGGGATTGCTGGTGGAAAACTTATAGAAAGAATTCGTTCGTTGacatttgaaaaaattgtgCACCAAGAAATTAGCTGGTTTGATGAACCTGCAAATTCAAG TGGTGCAGTTGGTGCAAGATTATCTACCGACGCTTCAACTGTGAAAGGTCTTGTTGGTGACACCTTGGCCCTAATTGTGCAGAACATATCAACGCTCACAACTGGTCTAGTTATAGCGTTCACTGCTAATTGGATTCTTGCTTTTGTAGTTTTGATTGTGTCACCTATGGTCCTTATTCAAGGTTTACTTCAGATGAAGTTTCTTAAAGGATTCAGTGCAGATGCCAAG GTGATGTATGAAGAGGCAAGTCAGGTGGCAAGTGATGCTGTTAGCAGCATCAGAACTGTTGCATCATTTTGTGCAGAACCAAAGGTGATGGACatgtataggaaaaagtgtttagGACCACAGAATCACGGTGTTCGCTTGGGGCTTGTTAGTGGTGTAGGATTTGGTTTCTCTTTTTTAGCTCTATATTGCACAAATGCTTTCACTTTCTACATAGGATCTGTTTTAGTGCAACACGGGAAAGCAACTTTTCCAGAGGTTTTAAGG gttttcttttgtttaacaATGACAGCAATGGCCGTTTCCCAGTCTAGTGCATTGGCACCAGACACTAACAAGGCCAAAGATTCTACAGCTTCAATATTTGAAATTCTTGACAGTGACCCTACTATTGACTCCAGTAGCAATGAGGGTGTAACATTAGAAACAGTTACAGGTGATATTGAACTTCAACATGTCAACTTTAATTACCCAACAAGGCCTCACATTCAAATTTTCAAAGATTTAAGCATAAGCATCCCATCTGCAAAGGTACTATTTTGGTTGTACGAATCA ACTGTTGCATTAGTCGGAGAAAGTGGCAGTGGAAAATCAACAGTTATAAACCTGTTAGAGAGATTTTATGACCCTGATTTTGGACATGTATTATTAGATGGAGTGGATATTAAAAAGTTAAGACTAAGCTGGCTGAGGCAACAAATGGGTTTGGTTGGTCAAGAGCCTATTCTTTTCAACGAAAGCATTCGTGCCAACATAGCTTATGGCAAAGAAGGAGGTGCTTCAGAGGATGAAATCATTGCAGCAGCCCAAGCAGCCAATGCACACAGCTTCATAAGTTCTCTTCCAAATGGTTATGAAACATCTGTTGGAGAAAGAGGCACACAACTATCCGGAGGACAAAAGCAGCGTATAGCTATTGCAAGAGCCTTGCTGAAAAATCCAAAAATACTTTTGCTTGATGAGGCAACAAGTGCACTTGATGCTGAGTCGGAGCGTATAGTTCAAGAGGCACTAGATAGAGTGAGTGTGAACAGAACAACTGTGGTGGTGGCTCATCGTCTTACGACAATTCGAGGGGCTGATACTATAGCAGTAATTAAAAATGGTGTGGTTGCTGAAAAGGGAAGACATGATGTGTTGGTGAAGATTACTGATGGGATTTATGCTTCATTAGTAGCTCTTCATTCAAGTGCATCCTaa
- the LOC101499812 gene encoding ABC transporter B family member 9-like isoform X1, which produces MAHNTKVPNSSSTKLQHDEIKDNKSNQKVPFYMLFTFADRIDVTLMIIGIISAVANGLTQPFITLIFGKLINTFGSTVPSHIVKQVSKVSLLYVYLAIGSGIASFLRKIILVFILVTLLHAAEVSCWVVTGERQAARIRSLYLKTILKQDIAFFDTETNTGEVIGRMSGDTILIRDAMGEKVGKFVQLASTFLGGFVIAFIKGWRLAVVLLACIPCVVIAGGFIFLLAAKMSSRGQAAYAEAGNVVDQTVVGIRTVASFTGEKKAIENYNSKLKVAYKTMVQQGIISGLGVGILLLIVFCTYGLAMWYGSKLVVERGYNGGTIITVIIALMTGGISLGQTSPSVNAFAAGQAAAYKMFETIKRKPKIDAYETSGVVLEDIKGDIELKDVHFRYPARPDVQIFAGFSMFVPSGTTTALVGQSGSGKSTVINLLERFYDPDAGEVLIDGVNMKNFQVRWIREQIGLVGQEPVLFTTTIRENIAYGKEGATDEEITTAITLANAKKFIDKLPQGLDTMTGHNGTQLSGGQKQRIAIARAILKNPRILLLDEATSALDAESERVVQEALEKIMLKRTTIVVAHRLTTIRNADTIAVVHQGKIVERGTHNELTMDANGAYSQLIRLQEGEKEAEGSRNIDSHNLNIDSHMAGSSTQRTSFVRSISQTSSASLRHSQSLRGLSAEIELTDIKQGQLDNKRKPNRVSIMRLAKLNKPEVPVMLLGTIAAIINGVLFPMFGLLFSSAISVFYKPPEQQRKESRFWSLLYVGLGLVSLVVLPLQNYLFGIAGGKLIERIRSLTFEKIVHQEISWFDEPANSSGAVGARLSTDASTVKGLVGDTLALIVQNISTLTTGLVIAFTANWILAFVVLIVSPMVLIQGLLQMKFLKGFSADAKVMYEEASQVASDAVSSIRTVASFCAEPKVMDMYRKKCLGPQNHGVRLGLVSGVGFGFSFLALYCTNAFTFYIGSVLVQHGKATFPEVLRVFFCLTMTAMAVSQSSALAPDTNKAKDSTASIFEILDSDPTIDSSSNEGVTLETVTGDIELQHVNFNYPTRPHIQIFKDLSISIPSAKTVALVGESGSGKSTVINLLERFYDPDFGHVLLDGVDIKKLRLSWLRQQMGLVGQEPILFNESIRANIAYGKEGGASEDEIIAAAQAANAHSFISSLPNGYETSVGERGTQLSGGQKQRIAIARALLKNPKILLLDEATSALDAESERIVQEALDRVSVNRTTVVVAHRLTTIRGADTIAVIKNGVVAEKGRHDVLVKITDGIYASLVALHSSAS; this is translated from the exons ATGGCACACAACACTAAGGTGCCTAATTCTTCATCTACAAAATTACAACATGATGAAATTAAAGACAACAAATCCAACCAAAAAGTTCCATTCTACATGCTCTTCACCTTTGCCGATCGTATTGATGTAACATTGATGATCATTGGCATTATCTCTGCCGTGGCTAATGGATTAACACAACCTTTCATCACACTCATTTTTGGAAAACTCATCAACACTTTTGGCTCCACCGTTCCATCACACATTGTCAAACAAGTTTCTAAG GTATCTTTGTTGTATGTTTACCTAGCTATTGGGTCAGGAATAGCATCATTTCTACGTAAGATTATTCTTGTATTCATTCT GGTCACTTTGTTGCATGCTGCAGAGGTGTCATGTTGGGTGGTGACAGGAGAGAGACAAGCTGCGAGGATTCGTAGCTTGTACTTGAAAACCATATTAAAGCAAGATATTGCATTCTTTGACACTGAAACAAACACAGGAGAGGTGATTGGTAGAATGTCTGGTGACACAATTCTCATTAGAGATGCAATGGGAGAAAAG GTCGGGAAGTTTGTTCAACTTGCTTCAACTTTTTTGGGTGGATTTGTGATTGCATTTATAAAAGGATGGCGACTAGCTGTAGTTTTACTTGCATGTATACCTTGTGTTGTCATTGCTGGTGGTTTCATTTTCCTGTTGGCTGCTAAAATGTCCAGTCGTGGACAAGCTGCTTATGCAGAAGCAGGAAATGTTGTTGATCAAACAGTCGTAGGGATTAGAACG GTTGCATCTTTTACTGGGGAGAAAAAAGCCATAGAGAATTATAATAGCAAGTTAAAAGTTGCTTACAAGACAATGGTTCAACAAGGGATCATCTCTGGGTTAGGTGTGGGAATTCTTCTCTTGATTGTCTTCTGCACTTATGGCCTTGCCATGTGGTATGGTTCCAAACTAGTTGTTGAGAGAGGATACAATGGTGGAACAATCATAACTGTTATCATAGCTCTTATGACTGGTGGAAT ATCATTGGGTCAGACATCTCCAAGTGTAAATGCATTTGCTGCAGGCCAAGCAGCAGCATATAAAATGTTTGAGACAATTAAAAGAAAGCCTAAAATTGATGCATATGAAACAAGTGGTGTTGTCTTGGAAGACATAAAGGGAGATATTGAACTTAAAGACGTTCACTTTAGATACCCTGCAAGGCCAGATGTGCAGATCTTTGCTGGATTCTCAATGTTTGTTCCAAGTGGTACAACTACTGCTTTGGTGGGTCAAAGTGGAAGTGGAAAGTCAACTGTAATCAATTTATTGGAAAGATTCTATGATCCTGATGCTGGAGAAGTACTTATAGATGGCGTGAACATGAAGAATTTTCAAGTTAGATGGATAAGAGAACAGATTGGACTTGTTGGTCAAGAACCTGTCTTGTTTACAACTACTATCAGAGAGAACATAGCATATGGGAAAGAAGGGGCAACTGATGAGGAGATAACAACTGCAATAACACTTGCCAATGCCAAAAAGTTCATTGACAAGTTGCCTCAG GGTCTGGACACAATGACAGGGCATAATGGGACTCAACTTTCTGGTGGCCAAAAGCAAAGAATTGCAATTGCAAGAGCAATACTGAAGAACCCAAGAATCCTTCTTCTTGATGAAGCAACAAGTGCATTGGATGCTGAGTCTGAACGCGTTGTTCAAGAAGCATTagaaaaaattatgttaaaaaggACTACTATTGTTGTTGCGCATCGTTTGACAACTATCAGAAATGCTGACACAATAGCAGTGGTTCATCAAGGAAAAATTGTGGAGAGAG GAACTCATAACGAGTTAACCATGGATGCTAATGGTGCTTATTCTCAACTTATTCGTCTTCAAGAAGGAGAAAAAGAAGCTGAAGGTAGCAGAAATATAGATAGTCACAATTTAAATATAGATAGTCACATGGCTGGATCTTCCACTCAGAGAACTTCCTTTGTGAGATCAATAAGCCAAACTTCATCGGCAAGTCTTAGGCATTCCCAATCACTTCGAGGCTTGTCTGCAGAAATAGAATTAACAGATATTAAACAAGGCCAACTTGATAACAAGAGAAAACCCAATAGGGTATCTATAATGCGTTTAGCCAAGTTGAACAAGCCTGAGGTTCCTGTCATGCTGCTTGGAACCATTGCTGCAATAATAAACGGCGTCCTGTTCCCGATGTTCGGCCTCTTGTTTTCATCAGCCATTAGTGTGTTTTACAAACCTCCAGAACAGCAGAGGAAAGAGTCCAGGTTCTGGTCACTTTTATATGTAGGTTTGGGTTTGGTTAGTCTAGTGGTTTTACCACTGCAGAATTACTTATTTGGGATTGCTGGTGGAAAACTTATAGAAAGAATTCGTTCGTTGacatttgaaaaaattgtgCACCAAGAAATTAGCTGGTTTGATGAACCTGCAAATTCAAG TGGTGCAGTTGGTGCAAGATTATCTACCGACGCTTCAACTGTGAAAGGTCTTGTTGGTGACACCTTGGCCCTAATTGTGCAGAACATATCAACGCTCACAACTGGTCTAGTTATAGCGTTCACTGCTAATTGGATTCTTGCTTTTGTAGTTTTGATTGTGTCACCTATGGTCCTTATTCAAGGTTTACTTCAGATGAAGTTTCTTAAAGGATTCAGTGCAGATGCCAAG GTGATGTATGAAGAGGCAAGTCAGGTGGCAAGTGATGCTGTTAGCAGCATCAGAACTGTTGCATCATTTTGTGCAGAACCAAAGGTGATGGACatgtataggaaaaagtgtttagGACCACAGAATCACGGTGTTCGCTTGGGGCTTGTTAGTGGTGTAGGATTTGGTTTCTCTTTTTTAGCTCTATATTGCACAAATGCTTTCACTTTCTACATAGGATCTGTTTTAGTGCAACACGGGAAAGCAACTTTTCCAGAGGTTTTAAGG gttttcttttgtttaacaATGACAGCAATGGCCGTTTCCCAGTCTAGTGCATTGGCACCAGACACTAACAAGGCCAAAGATTCTACAGCTTCAATATTTGAAATTCTTGACAGTGACCCTACTATTGACTCCAGTAGCAATGAGGGTGTAACATTAGAAACAGTTACAGGTGATATTGAACTTCAACATGTCAACTTTAATTACCCAACAAGGCCTCACATTCAAATTTTCAAAGATTTAAGCATAAGCATCCCATCTGCAAAG ACTGTTGCATTAGTCGGAGAAAGTGGCAGTGGAAAATCAACAGTTATAAACCTGTTAGAGAGATTTTATGACCCTGATTTTGGACATGTATTATTAGATGGAGTGGATATTAAAAAGTTAAGACTAAGCTGGCTGAGGCAACAAATGGGTTTGGTTGGTCAAGAGCCTATTCTTTTCAACGAAAGCATTCGTGCCAACATAGCTTATGGCAAAGAAGGAGGTGCTTCAGAGGATGAAATCATTGCAGCAGCCCAAGCAGCCAATGCACACAGCTTCATAAGTTCTCTTCCAAATGGTTATGAAACATCTGTTGGAGAAAGAGGCACACAACTATCCGGAGGACAAAAGCAGCGTATAGCTATTGCAAGAGCCTTGCTGAAAAATCCAAAAATACTTTTGCTTGATGAGGCAACAAGTGCACTTGATGCTGAGTCGGAGCGTATAGTTCAAGAGGCACTAGATAGAGTGAGTGTGAACAGAACAACTGTGGTGGTGGCTCATCGTCTTACGACAATTCGAGGGGCTGATACTATAGCAGTAATTAAAAATGGTGTGGTTGCTGAAAAGGGAAGACATGATGTGTTGGTGAAGATTACTGATGGGATTTATGCTTCATTAGTAGCTCTTCATTCAAGTGCATCCTaa